ATAAGATTCGACAGTATTTAAAGCTCGAATAATCGCATTTGTCCTTGTGGAAATAAGGCTATCCAAAGTGTTATTGGCAGTATTGATTTGTTTTTGAGCTTTGATCAACATATTACCAAATTTTTCAAATTCTACCTTAACATTTCCTAAAATTTTGCTAATATCGTTTGCGTTTTTTTGAATATTGAGAGTTTTGAATCCGACAGCAAGCGAATTTAATAGAGCTGATAAGGTTGACGGTCCTGCTATGACAATATTTTCATCACGTCGCAAGCTATCAAAGAAATTAGCATTACGAACCACTTCTGAATACAAACCTTCTGTTGGTAAAAACATAATTCCAAAATTAGTTGTCTCAGGTGGATTGAGGTATTTTTTATTAATATCTTTAGCAAAGCGTTTAATGCTGTTAAGAAGCGACTTGCGGTAAAGCTCAACTTGTTCTTTGTCACCACTTTCGTAAGCACCTTCCAAGCGATAGTAATCCTCCAATGGGAATTTCGAATCAATTGGCAAATAAACATAGCCGTCATCATCTGTTCCTGGAAGTTTTATGGCGTATTCAACACGCTCACTAGAGCCTGAAACGGTCGGAAATTCTCGTTCATATTGGTTAGGCGTCATAATATCTTCGATAATTTGCCCCAGTTGTAACTCACCAAGAATACCACGTGTCTTAGTATTGGAAAGTACTTTGTTTAAAGTGCCAACATCTTGTGCGACATTTTTCATCTCGCCCAAGCCTTGATTGACAGACTCCAGTTGCTTAGAAACGGTCTCAAATGAGGCTTTCAAGCGATTTTGCAAGGTTTGTTCGAGTTTTTCTTCAACCGTTTGACGCATTTCTTCCAAACGTTTTTCGTTTGATTCTTGCATTTCTTTGACAGAATTTGTCAAATTGCGGTTGATGATTTCTAAACGCTGGTCAGAACGGTCACGATTTTCATTCAAACTTTGATGAAGGACATCGCGAATATCATTTAATTGTGTGTATAAATCATTTTGCAAACGATTTATCTGATTATTCAACGCTAAAACTTGGTCTTTTTGCGCTAAATCAAGCTGATATGAGATTTGGTCAGATAAATTATCAGCGTTCTCGTCCAGTTTTTGTGAAACATTTTCTACCAGCTTTGTCATTTTCAGCAAAAGATAAATCAGCAAAACGACACTAAGAAGTCCTAATAATAATGTAATAATTAACATTTTACCTATCCTTACTTTGAATAACGATAAGATAGCCTGATTTTAAGGTAACTGTAATTGGTTGGTCAAGAAATTCATTACTTGAATAGATTTTTTTCTTGAAAAAATTACTGGCGTCAAACTCGTATTTAGCACCTTTAATGGTCAAATCAGCGTCACCATCAGCCATAAAAGAAACGTAAATCATTTCTTTTTCTGGCAAAACTTGATTAGAACCTGCAGGATAAAACTGCACGGTATTTTGCTCATCGCGTAGGGTTATCTGACGCATGAAGGGTGCTAATTCTGGGTCGCTTGGTAGAAAAAGATTGGACATCATGTGGTCAATTCGACCGCCAAAAGCGCCGAAAATCGTCACTTGTGCTTGTGGGCATTTTGAGAAAATCGCCTTTAGGGCTAACTCTGTATCCGTGTCGTCTTTTTCTGGTGCAGCCTTGATGAAATCGCCAGCTTTTTCTTGAATCATTTGTAATTCTTCTTTGCTGACAGAATCAAAATCTCCCACTGCCAAATCTAAAGGTAATTGATTTTTTAATAGGAAAAGACTACCATGGTCAACACCGACAAAAAGCTCAAAATCAGTCGAAAAATCTGACAAGCGACCGCCAGTAAAAACAGCTATCTTAGTCATCTAACCGCCACACGCAATGCTTCTACTTGTGCAGCTAAATCACTTGCTTTGAAGAGATACGAACCAGCAACAAAGACATTAGCTCCAGCATCATAGCAAGCTTTGATAGTCTTATTATCAACGCCACCGTCAACTTCGATGTCAAAATCATAGCCTTTTTCATCGCGGAGTTGAGCAACTTTTGCCACTTTTTCAAGCATTTCAGGAATGAAGGCTTGTCCACCAAATCCTGGGTTGACTGTCATGATAAGCACTTGGTCAACCAAACTCAAGACAGATTCAATAGCTGAAACTGGTGTTCCTGGGTTGATAACAACACCTGCTTTCATACCTGCAGCTTTAATTTTTTGCAAAGCACCATGAATATGAAGAGTTGACTCCGCATGAATTGTCATAATATCCGCACCAGCTTGCGCAAATGCGTCAACATAACGTTCTGGATTAACCACCATAAGGTGACAATCAAAAACGAGTTTGCTGTGTTTACGCATGCTAGCCACGACATCTGCACCAAAACTGATATTTGACACAAATTGTCCATCCATAATGTCGATATGAACATATTCTGCACTTGTTTCTTCGATACGTTTTAATTCTGAAGCGAAATTTGCATAATCAGCTGCTAAAATTGATGGTGCGATTTTATTGTTTGACATAAGTACCTACTTTCTTTTTATAACTTTCTTATACGTTTCACGACGGTTTTCAATTTCACTAAGAAATTGGAGATAATTATCATACCGTGACTGCCAAAGGTCGCCTGATTCCAAGGCTTCCTTAACCGCACATGATGGCTCATGCGTATGCGTACAGGAACGGAATTTACAGTAATGACTAAGGTGCCTTAGCTCTGGAAAAGCTTCGTTGAGATCTTCGGCATTTGTAATTTCATAATCAAGCGATGAAAATCCTGGCGTATCTGCTATTTTCCCACCATTAACATTGTAAAAACTAACTGCACGAGTGGTATGGCGACCACGTCCAAGACTATCCGAAATTTCACCTGTTTCTAACTTGAGTTCTGGAGCAATTTTATTTAATAATGTTGATTTACCAACACCTGTTTGCCCAATGAAAACAGTCACTTTGTCGGTCAATAGCGGAAGCAATTCTTCCAAAGACGTGCAAAATTGATAACCAATTTCTTGATATTGTCTTTGAATTGTCCTTATCTCATCAGGAGTTGTCACTAAATCCATTTTTGAAATATAAACAATCGGTTCTATCGCCTTATGCTCTAATAAGACCAAAAAACGATCCAACAAATTGGCATTAAAGTCTGGTTCTTTGGCTGACATGATGACAACCGCTTGGTCAATGTTGACAATCGGTGGTCGAACCAAACTATTCTTTCGGTCATGAATCGCTAAAATGTAGCCTTCTGAATGGTCATCTGCTGAAAATTCAACAAAATCGCCAACATAAGGTGTTTGACCTTTTTTTCTAAAATTGCCACGCGCACGTGTCTGATAAATGACTCCGTCAGATTCAACATAGTAAAAACCTGCTAGAGACTTGATAATTCTACCTTGCAAATGTATTTCCTTTTTATAATTGATAGTCTCATTATAGCAAAAAATGCCCTTTTATTCAGTACCTAGCTCAAAAGATTTCTCATGTTTGTCTTTTTTGATTAAAAGTCGTATAATAATTTTGTCTTTTGCGGAAGTGGTGGAACGGCAGACACGCATGCTTCAGGCGCATGTGCCCAGTATGGGCGTAAGGGTTCAAATCCCTTTTTCCGCATGGTATTTTGAGCAACATTATCATTTGAAATCAAACAACGCTTAAATACGACATTTGGAAAGGTGGCCCAGCTTGGTACGGCACCAGACTCGAAATCTGGCAAGTGGATGTTATTCACACGCGGGTTCAAATCCCGTCCTTTCCTTATAACAAATAAAGAAGCTGGGACAAAAGGTGCTCAGCTTCTTTGTTTACATAGTTATTATTTATTAGTTGCCTCTCTATCTATATTATTCGCAAAAGGTTTTAAAAAAATGCCCTATTGAGCATTGAATAACACAAGTTTTTTTAAAAATATTCACAATAAGATCAGCAGCTACTGATGATAGGATAATACTTATAAGAGCTCCACTCCACAAACTATCCAAAAGAAATGGTGACGTATTTTTGTTACAATGTTTTTTTGTGTTGTCAAACAATTTGTAAGCTGTAAATAATTGATAACCAGCTAACAATAAACAAGCAATACCAGCTAAAACTTCTAACATAAAATACCTCTTTTCATTCGGAATTTGTTAATCGTGTATTTAAATAAAATATATATCTTTAAAGATGGTGCAGTTTTTTTAAATTATCAGAAAAAAACTTAGTGTTTCTAATGCATCAATTTTCAAAATTTATCTAAAGAGGTGATTTGAGCTGCTTGTTTCAATGGGTAGCTTGCCATATTCTTGATGAAATTCAATAACTGTTGCTAAGCCAATACCACGATTATTACCTTTGCTTGAATAGCCTTTTTGATTAACGTTATCAATCGGAATACTATCTTCTTTGGTTGAATTTTCAATCATAAAAACAAAGTTATCATCTTGATAAAAATTCGCTACGGATATTTTAGGAACATCTGATAATACTGTAGCTTCAATCCTATTATCAAACAGAATAGCAAGGCTATGAATGTAGGTAATACGTGGAATTTCGAAACAATCCATGACTGTCCAATAGCATTGATTCTTGTAGAAAATAGCGCTACTAATGAATAAGACACCGTCCTAAGCAAAATATCCCCTACTGCAACTGGAAAAAAAACATAAAAATATGATACCTTGGTAGCAAGAAACTATCATGACGGTAAGATAAAGTGATAAAGCACAACAACACCAGCTTCCATTCCTATTATCAAGCTATTTAATATTGGATTTTTAACTATTTTTTTCATCCTTTCTCCCTGAAAGTCTAAATCATCAAGAACACTTGGCAAACTGTCCAAGAAAAATTTTTCACATCTCTACACGATTCCCTCACATCAGAAAGTTATTTAATAACCACTAATTACTATAATCCTTTTTGAGTGATAATTTCATTTAATGTTATGAAATAACCAAAAATAGTCGTGAAAGGTCAAAATTGTCAGTTAAGGCGTTTTATGACTTACCTGCCTTTTTGGCATAGCAGTAATAATTTTGAAAATAAATGCTTATAATCATCGTTTGATAATTGCTGTATTAACAAGTTTTCCCAAGTGTCGTGATGATGTTTTCTATTATTTTTTTATACTAAAGTTATCAATGACCACCGCCCACGACACCCATAGCTATGAGACCACGTCCGAGATTTTTTTCAAATTCTCCATATGTCGCGATTTTTTGATAAAAAGTATTCACCGATGCGCTCATTTTTGTTTTCTTGGCAATATTTGCAACACCGATTCGGCGTAAATCAGATGCTAAAGACATCACAGCTCTATCAAAATCCTGACCTGCTTCTACCGCATTTTTGAAAGTTAGTAGTGCTTGACGTTCTTCATCTTTGATGTCAACAGACAAGACAAGGTCATAAACCTCATTTAACAACTCTTCTTTTACTAATTTTGTCATAATGTCTCCTCCTAAGGTAATAAAGCATTGACAAGACTACGACCAAAGTCGCGTCCAGACATGTAAATTATTTTAAAAATCTGCGGATAAACGGTTAGTAACAAAATGATGTCAATAACCAAAACCGCTGTTTTATACTGTGAAAATAATGTTTTTATCATAAATACTCCCTATAATCCCAATATTTCAGAAAATGGCAGGTAATCCGTCGTAAATTCTAACTTTTGAGCTTCGTCAGTAGAGCCTTGAGCTTGTTGAATGAAGGCTTTTTGAAAGTCAGCCAAAGTCAACTCAGAATGACAAAGCCAATGATTTCCAGTTGTTGTGTAC
This sequence is a window from Streptococcus macedonicus ACA-DC 198. Protein-coding genes within it:
- the thiN gene encoding Thiamin pyrophosphokinase, whose protein sequence is MTKIAVFTGGRLSDFSTDFELFVGVDHGSLFLLKNQLPLDLAVGDFDSVSKEELQMIQEKAGDFIKAAPEKDDTDTELALKAIFSKCPQAQVTIFGAFGGRIDHMMSNLFLPSDPELAPFMRQITLRDEQNTVQFYPAGSNQVLPEKEMIYVSFMADGDADLTIKGAKYEFDASNFFKKKIYSSNEFLDQPITVTLKSGYLIVIQSKDR
- a CDS encoding Ribosome small subunit-stimulated GTPase EngC, whose amino-acid sequence is MQGRIIKSLAGFYYVESDGVIYQTRARGNFRKKGQTPYVGDFVEFSADDHSEGYILAIHDRKNSLVRPPIVNIDQAVVIMSAKEPDFNANLLDRFLVLLEHKAIEPIVYISKMDLVTTPDEIRTIQRQYQEIGYQFCTSLEELLPLLTDKVTVFIGQTGVGKSTLLNKIAPELKLETGEISDSLGRGRHTTRAVSFYNVNGGKIADTPGFSSLDYEITNAEDLNEAFPELRHLSHYCKFRSCTHTHEPSCAVKEALESGDLWQSRYDNYLQFLSEIENRRETYKKVIKRK
- a CDS encoding Histidine kinase of the competence regulon ComD, with product MDCFEIPRITYIHSLAILFDNRIEATVLSDVPKISVANFYQDDNFVFMIENSTKEDSIPIDNVNQKGYSSKGNNRGIGLATVIEFHQEYGKLPIETSSSNHLFR
- the rmuC gene encoding DNA recombination protein RmuC, with amino-acid sequence MLIITLLLGLLSVVLLIYLLLKMTKLVENVSQKLDENADNLSDQISYQLDLAQKDQVLALNNQINRLQNDLYTQLNDIRDVLHQSLNENRDRSDQRLEIINRNLTNSVKEMQESNEKRLEEMRQTVEEKLEQTLQNRLKASFETVSKQLESVNQGLGEMKNVAQDVGTLNKVLSNTKTRGILGELQLGQIIEDIMTPNQYEREFPTVSGSSERVEYAIKLPGTDDDGYVYLPIDSKFPLEDYYRLEGAYESGDKEQVELYRKSLLNSIKRFAKDINKKYLNPPETTNFGIMFLPTEGLYSEVVRNANFFDSLRRDENIVIAGPSTLSALLNSLAVGFKTLNIQKNANDISKILGNVKVEFEKFGNMLIKAQKQINTANNTLDSLISTRTNAIIRALNTVESYQDQATASLLNLPPLEDEENHEN
- the rpe gene encoding Ribulose-phosphate 3-epimerase; amino-acid sequence: MSNNKIAPSILAADYANFASELKRIEETSAEYVHIDIMDGQFVSNISFGADVVASMRKHSKLVFDCHLMVVNPERYVDAFAQAGADIMTIHAESTLHIHGALQKIKAAGMKAGVVINPGTPVSAIESVLSLVDQVLIMTVNPGFGGQAFIPEMLEKVAKVAQLRDEKGYDFDIEVDGGVDNKTIKACYDAGANVFVAGSYLFKASDLAAQVEALRVAVR